The following is a genomic window from Pyricularia oryzae 70-15 chromosome 5, whole genome shotgun sequence.
CGCCGCGCAGCCAACAATGGCAGCTTCATACACACCAGTATGACCGACCATGTCGGGAGGCGCAAAGTTGTTCATGACGAACGGGAACTTCTGCTCACCAAGACGCTTGGCCACCTGGTCGGCGACGCCGTCGGCCGACATCTCGGGTGCCTTGTCGTACGTAGCCACACTCTTGTTGGATGGGACAAGATCCTGGCTCTCGTCACGCTCCTCAAGGGCAAAGGCCTTCTCAACACCACCGTTGAAGAAAAACGTGACGTGAGCATATTTCTCTGTCTCAGCAACGTGCACCTGAGGCACGTTCTGCTTTCCAAGCCACTCAGCCAACACGTTGCCCATCTTCTGTGGCTCAAAGGCAACATCGAAGGGGTAGTCGAGCTTGTAACGGGTCATTGTAGCAAGCTTGATTTTGGGGTAGGGGAAATCGGGCCTAGGGGACCTATCAACATCGCCCAGCAGCTGCGTAATCTGACGCACCCGATCAGACCGGTAGTTGAAGAAGAAGACATTGTCACCATCTGAGGGTGGGGTTTTGGTTAGTTGAGATTGTGCTGGTTTCTCGTGGGCTTGAGGAATACTCACCCTTGATGCGTCCCTCATCGCCTCCAACAACAATGGGCTTCAGGAACTCATCGTTCTCGCCCTTCTCGTATCGTTCCTTAACCGTCTTGACAGGGTCCTCACTGGCCTCACCCTCACCAAGGACCAGACCCTTCATGGCAAGCTCGACTCTCTCCCACCTCTTGTCCCTGTCCATGGCATAGTACCTGCCAACGACTGTTGCAATCTGGCCAATGCCAATTTCCTTGGTTTTCTCGAGCAGCTCCTCCATGTAACCAACACCAGATTTGGGATCAGTGTCTCTGCCATCTCCGAAAAAGTGGATGAAAACTTTGGGGACTTGTGCCTCCTTGGCAGCCTTGAGGAGTGAGTACAGGTGCTCTTGTTTGGAGTGCTTTGCGAAAGTCAGCTTTAACCCGGACAAGTTTCCATCGGCAAGAAATACCTACAACACCTCCATGGGAGACGAGACCGCAAAGGTGGAGACGGCCGTTTCCGCTCTTGGCAGCCTCAATAACCTGAGTAATGACTTCGTTCTTGCTGAACTCGCCAGTCTTGATCGACTGGTCAATGCGTACGACGTCCTGCCAGACAACCCTGCCGGCACCGATGTTGAGATGTCCGACCTCGGAGTTACCCATCAATCCCTCGGGCAGGCCGACAGCCAGCGACGAGGCCTCAAGCTCAACGTAGCCGGTCTTGCTGCGAGCGAACTCGTCCATGACGGGGGTCTCGGCCGCCGCGATGGCATCGCCGTTCTTGGGGGACTCCTCCGACGCCACCCCCCACCCATCAATCACGACTATACATCCGCAAAAGCATGAAGATTAGCCAGCCAACTTCCAGATAGACCAGGATGTATGCGATTGCGAGGAAGTAGTCAGGGGTCCCGCGACCACGGCGACTGCTTTTGGAGACGTTTTCGATTCCCTCTGCCATTGCGCTGTGTGAGGATTTTATGCGGGCTGCCACGTTGTGTACTTCACGTCGTCCAGGACGGCGGTTGGCTAATGTTGGACAAAACGGTGATGATTATGGAGGGGCATCGACTGAAGAGAGCTAAGTCGCACGTACTCAGA
Proteins encoded in this region:
- a CDS encoding 2,3-bisphosphoglycerate-independent phosphoglycerate mutase, whose product is MSKVEHNACLIVIDGWGVASEESPKNGDAIAAAETPVMDEFARSKTGYVELEASSLAVGLPEGLMGNSEVGHLNIGAGRVVWQDVVRIDQSIKTGEFSKNEVITQVIEAAKSGNGRLHLCGLVSHGGVHSKQEHLYSLLKAAKEAQVPKVFIHFFGDGRDTDPKSGVGYMEELLEKTKEIGIGQIATVVGRYYAMDRDKRWERVELAMKGLVLGEGEASEDPVKTVKERYEKGENDEFLKPIVVGGDEGRIKDGDNVFFFNYRSDRVRQITQLLGDVDRSPRPDFPYPKIKLATMTRYKLDYPFDVAFEPQKMGNVLAEWLGKQNVPQVHVAETEKYAHVTFFFNGGVEKAFALEERDESQDLVPSNKSVATYDKAPEMSADGVADQVAKRLGEQKFPFVMNNFAPPDMVGHTGVYEAAIVGCAATDKAIGKIYEACKAHNYVLFITADHGNAEEMKFPDGKPKTSHTTNKVPFIMANAPEGWSLKPVGGVLGDVAPTVLACMGLPQPEEMTGENLLVKA